In Gopherus flavomarginatus isolate rGopFla2 chromosome 1, rGopFla2.mat.asm, whole genome shotgun sequence, a single genomic region encodes these proteins:
- the LIG4 gene encoding DNA ligase 4 isoform X3 translates to MLGSVHDAIIWWFAGQTTFEVKKRILMSSSPTSPSSPKRTVASVVPFADLCSILERIQKCKSRPEKIKNFKEFLDSWRKFHDALHKKEKDVTDSFYPAMRLILPQLERERMAYGIKETMLAKLYIELLNLPKEGKDALKLLNYRTPTGSHGDAGDFAMIAYFVLKPRCPKQGRLTIQQVNEFLDSVASNNAAKRKDLVKKSLLQLIAQSSALEQKWLIRMIIKDLKLGVSQQTIFSLFHPDAAELHNVTTDLERVCRQLHDPSVSLSDVSIMLFSAFKPMLAAIANVQQIEKQMNHRSFYIETKLDGERMQMHKDGDVYKYFSRNGFEYTQQFGASPLEGSLTPFIHNVFKNSIQNCILDGEMMAYNPNTQTFMQKGNKFDIKRMVDDSDLQTCFCVFDVLMVNDQKLGHEILSKRDEILNELFTPITGRIHIVHKTQASTRKEVVDALNEAIDNREEGIMIKDPMSIYKPDKRGEGWLKIKPEYVNGLMDELDLLIIGGYWGKGLRGGMMSHFLCAVAESSPPGEKPSVFHSICRVGSGYTMKELYDLGLKLAKHWKPYRKRDPPCNILCGTEKPEVYIEPCNSVIVQIKAAEIVTSDMYKTDCTLRFPRIEKIREDKEWYECMTLDFLEQLRGKASGKLAAKHLDMGDDEPQEKKRKTVPKIKKIIGIMDHFKAPDLSNVNKISNIFEDVEFCVMTGTENHSKSELESKVAESGGNVVQNPGPDTYCVIAGIENVRVKNIISSNKHDVVRAEWLLQCFEMKMFVPWQPAFMIHMSPDTKQHFACEYDHYGDSYTGDTDVTQLKEVFSRINNKNDEKMPLDMIADLEERYLWNSSPLCMFRQNTIYLDVYAAVNDPSTKTHGTMLSIRALELRFHGAKIVSQLKEGVSHVIMGEDHTHVKEIKALRRTFEKKFKILSELWVTDSIKEGKLQNENPYLI, encoded by the exons ATGCTGGGAAGTGTTCATGATGCCATCATCTGGTGGTTTGCTGGACAGACAACTTTTGAAG TGAAAAAGCGAATCCTGATGTCTTCCTCACCTACTTCACCATCTTCCCCTAAACGAACTGTGGCCTCAGTAGTTCCTTTTGCAGATCTGTGTTCAATTTTAGAACGAATACAGAAATGTAAATCCCGGCCAGAGAAAATCAAGAATTTCAAGGAatttttagattcatggaggaaaTTTCATGATGCTCTTCATAAAAAAGAGAAAGATGTCACAGACTCTTTTTATCCAGCAATGCGACTTATTCTTCCACAattggaaagagagagaatggcttATGGAATTAAAGAAACCATGCTTGCGAAGCTCTATATTGAACTGCTCAATTTACCCAAAGAAGGAAAAGATGCCCTAAAACTTTTAAATTATAGAACACCCACTGGCTCCCATGGAGATGCTGGAGACTTTGCAATGATTGCCTATTTTGTATTGAAACCGAGGTGCCCAAAACAAGGCAGACTGACCATACAACAGGTGAATGAGTTCCTGGATTCAGTTGCTAGTAATAATGCTGCCAAAAGGAAGGACCTAGTAAAGAAAAGTCTTCTTCAATTAATAGCTCAGAGCTCAGCACTTGAACAAAAGTGGCTGATCCGGATGATTATAAAGGATCTAAAACTTGGTGTTAGTCAGCAAaccatattttcccttttccatccTGATGCTGCTGAGTTACACAATGTCACAACTGACTTGGAGAGAGTTTGCAGACAACTGCATGACCCTTCTGTATCACTCAGTGATGTTTCCATCATGTTGTTTTCTGCCTTCAAACCTATGCTTGCTGCTATTGCAAATGTCCAGCAAATTGAGAAACAAATGAACCACCGAAGTTTTTACATAGAAACTAAACTAGATGGTGAACGTATGCAGATGCACAAAGATGGAGATGTATACAAGTATTTCTCTCGCAATGGGTTTGAGTATACTCAGCAGTTTGGTGCTTCTCCCCTTGAAGGTTCATTAACTCCATTTATTCATAATGTGTTTAAAAATAGTATACAAAACTGCATTCTTGATGGTGAAATGATGGCCTACAATCCCAATACACAAACTTTTATGCAGAAGGGAAACAAATTTGACATAAAAAGAATGGTAGATGATTCTGATCTGCAGACATGCTTTTGTGTGTTTGATGTATTAATGGTTAATGATCAGAAGTTGGGTCATGAGATACTAAGCAAAAGAGATGAGATTCTAAATGAGCTGTTTACACCAATAACAGGCAGAATACACATAGTACATAAAACACAGGCTAGCACCAGGAAAGAAGTAGTTGATGCTCTAAATGAAGCAATAGATAACAGAGAAGAAGGAATCATGATAAAAGATCCCATGTCCATTTACAAGCCAGACAAACGTGGAGAAGGGTGGTTAAAAATCAAACCAGAGTATGTCAATGGGCTCATGGATGAACTAGACCTATTAATTATTGGCGGTTACTGGGGGAAAGGTTTGCGTGGTGGCATGATGTCTCATTTTTTGTGTGCTGTTGCTGAGAGTTCCCCTCCTGGTGAAAAACCATCTGTCTTTCATTCTATTTGTCGTGTTGGTTCTGGTTACACTATGAAGGAGCTATACGATCTTGGTTTGAAATTGGCCAAACACTGGAAGCCTTACCGTAAAAGAGATCCTCCTTGTAATATTTTATGTGGAACTGAGAAGCCTGAAGTCTACATAGAGCCTTGTAACTCAGTCATAGTTCAGATTAAGGCAGCAGAGATTGTTACTAGTGATATGTACAAAACTGATTGCACTTTGCGATTCCCTCGAATTGAGAAAATAAGAGAGGACAAAGAGTGGTATGAATGTATGACTTTGGATTTCTTAGAACAGCTCAGAGGTAAAGCATCAGGGAAATTAGCAGCTAAGCACCTTGATATGGGTGATGATGAACCACAAGAAAAGAAACGGAAAACTGTACCAAAGATTAAGAAAATAATTGGAATCATGGATCATTTTAAAGCCCCTGATCTTTCCAATGTAAATAAGATTtctaatatatttgaagatgttGAGTTTTGTGTTATGACTGGAACAGAAAACCATTCAAAATCTGAACTGGAAAGTAAAGTAGCAGAAAGTGGTGGTAATGTGGTACAAAACCCTGGACCAGACACTTACTGTGTTATTGCAGGAATTGAGAATGTCAGAGTAAAAAATATTATATCTTCCAACAAGCATGATGTTGTGAGAGCAGAGTGGCTTTTAcagtgttttgaaatgaaaatgttcGTACCATGGCAGCCTGCCTTCATGATTCACATGTCTCCAGATACAAAACAACATTTTGCATGTGAGTACGATCATTATGGTGACAGCTACACAGGAGATACAGATGTGACCCAATTAAAGGAAGTATTCTCaagaattaataataaaaatgatgaGAAGATGCCTCTGGACATGATTGCTGACTTAGAAGAACGTTATTTGTGGAATAGCTCTCCACTCTGTATGTTCAGGCAAAATACCATTTATCTGGACGTTTATGCTGCTGTTAATGACCCCAGTACCAAGACCCATGGAACAATGCTATCTATTAGAGCTTTGGAGCTCCGTTTTCATGGAGCAAAAATAGTCTCACAGCTAAAGGAGGGTGTGTCCCATGTAATTATGGGAGAAGATCATACCCATGTGAAAGAGATAAAAGCACTTAGGAGAACATTTGAGAAAAAATTTAAAATCCTATCTGAGCTGTGGGTAACAGATTCAATAAAGGAGGGGAAGTTACAGAATGAAAATCCATACCTAATTTAA
- the LIG4 gene encoding DNA ligase 4 isoform X1, giving the protein MSFRGGACPPVMCRDVRWGRSWCRCRWWWIGSQSAKCWTHNAEVKKRILMSSSPTSPSSPKRTVASVVPFADLCSILERIQKCKSRPEKIKNFKEFLDSWRKFHDALHKKEKDVTDSFYPAMRLILPQLERERMAYGIKETMLAKLYIELLNLPKEGKDALKLLNYRTPTGSHGDAGDFAMIAYFVLKPRCPKQGRLTIQQVNEFLDSVASNNAAKRKDLVKKSLLQLIAQSSALEQKWLIRMIIKDLKLGVSQQTIFSLFHPDAAELHNVTTDLERVCRQLHDPSVSLSDVSIMLFSAFKPMLAAIANVQQIEKQMNHRSFYIETKLDGERMQMHKDGDVYKYFSRNGFEYTQQFGASPLEGSLTPFIHNVFKNSIQNCILDGEMMAYNPNTQTFMQKGNKFDIKRMVDDSDLQTCFCVFDVLMVNDQKLGHEILSKRDEILNELFTPITGRIHIVHKTQASTRKEVVDALNEAIDNREEGIMIKDPMSIYKPDKRGEGWLKIKPEYVNGLMDELDLLIIGGYWGKGLRGGMMSHFLCAVAESSPPGEKPSVFHSICRVGSGYTMKELYDLGLKLAKHWKPYRKRDPPCNILCGTEKPEVYIEPCNSVIVQIKAAEIVTSDMYKTDCTLRFPRIEKIREDKEWYECMTLDFLEQLRGKASGKLAAKHLDMGDDEPQEKKRKTVPKIKKIIGIMDHFKAPDLSNVNKISNIFEDVEFCVMTGTENHSKSELESKVAESGGNVVQNPGPDTYCVIAGIENVRVKNIISSNKHDVVRAEWLLQCFEMKMFVPWQPAFMIHMSPDTKQHFACEYDHYGDSYTGDTDVTQLKEVFSRINNKNDEKMPLDMIADLEERYLWNSSPLCMFRQNTIYLDVYAAVNDPSTKTHGTMLSIRALELRFHGAKIVSQLKEGVSHVIMGEDHTHVKEIKALRRTFEKKFKILSELWVTDSIKEGKLQNENPYLI; this is encoded by the exons ATGAGCTTCCGGGGCGGTGCGTGCCCCCCGGTGATGTGTCGTGACGTGCGGTGGGGCAGGAGTTGGTGTCGTTGCCGGTGGTGG TGGATTGGGTCCCAAAGTGCCAAGTGCTGGACACACAACGCAGAAG TGAAAAAGCGAATCCTGATGTCTTCCTCACCTACTTCACCATCTTCCCCTAAACGAACTGTGGCCTCAGTAGTTCCTTTTGCAGATCTGTGTTCAATTTTAGAACGAATACAGAAATGTAAATCCCGGCCAGAGAAAATCAAGAATTTCAAGGAatttttagattcatggaggaaaTTTCATGATGCTCTTCATAAAAAAGAGAAAGATGTCACAGACTCTTTTTATCCAGCAATGCGACTTATTCTTCCACAattggaaagagagagaatggcttATGGAATTAAAGAAACCATGCTTGCGAAGCTCTATATTGAACTGCTCAATTTACCCAAAGAAGGAAAAGATGCCCTAAAACTTTTAAATTATAGAACACCCACTGGCTCCCATGGAGATGCTGGAGACTTTGCAATGATTGCCTATTTTGTATTGAAACCGAGGTGCCCAAAACAAGGCAGACTGACCATACAACAGGTGAATGAGTTCCTGGATTCAGTTGCTAGTAATAATGCTGCCAAAAGGAAGGACCTAGTAAAGAAAAGTCTTCTTCAATTAATAGCTCAGAGCTCAGCACTTGAACAAAAGTGGCTGATCCGGATGATTATAAAGGATCTAAAACTTGGTGTTAGTCAGCAAaccatattttcccttttccatccTGATGCTGCTGAGTTACACAATGTCACAACTGACTTGGAGAGAGTTTGCAGACAACTGCATGACCCTTCTGTATCACTCAGTGATGTTTCCATCATGTTGTTTTCTGCCTTCAAACCTATGCTTGCTGCTATTGCAAATGTCCAGCAAATTGAGAAACAAATGAACCACCGAAGTTTTTACATAGAAACTAAACTAGATGGTGAACGTATGCAGATGCACAAAGATGGAGATGTATACAAGTATTTCTCTCGCAATGGGTTTGAGTATACTCAGCAGTTTGGTGCTTCTCCCCTTGAAGGTTCATTAACTCCATTTATTCATAATGTGTTTAAAAATAGTATACAAAACTGCATTCTTGATGGTGAAATGATGGCCTACAATCCCAATACACAAACTTTTATGCAGAAGGGAAACAAATTTGACATAAAAAGAATGGTAGATGATTCTGATCTGCAGACATGCTTTTGTGTGTTTGATGTATTAATGGTTAATGATCAGAAGTTGGGTCATGAGATACTAAGCAAAAGAGATGAGATTCTAAATGAGCTGTTTACACCAATAACAGGCAGAATACACATAGTACATAAAACACAGGCTAGCACCAGGAAAGAAGTAGTTGATGCTCTAAATGAAGCAATAGATAACAGAGAAGAAGGAATCATGATAAAAGATCCCATGTCCATTTACAAGCCAGACAAACGTGGAGAAGGGTGGTTAAAAATCAAACCAGAGTATGTCAATGGGCTCATGGATGAACTAGACCTATTAATTATTGGCGGTTACTGGGGGAAAGGTTTGCGTGGTGGCATGATGTCTCATTTTTTGTGTGCTGTTGCTGAGAGTTCCCCTCCTGGTGAAAAACCATCTGTCTTTCATTCTATTTGTCGTGTTGGTTCTGGTTACACTATGAAGGAGCTATACGATCTTGGTTTGAAATTGGCCAAACACTGGAAGCCTTACCGTAAAAGAGATCCTCCTTGTAATATTTTATGTGGAACTGAGAAGCCTGAAGTCTACATAGAGCCTTGTAACTCAGTCATAGTTCAGATTAAGGCAGCAGAGATTGTTACTAGTGATATGTACAAAACTGATTGCACTTTGCGATTCCCTCGAATTGAGAAAATAAGAGAGGACAAAGAGTGGTATGAATGTATGACTTTGGATTTCTTAGAACAGCTCAGAGGTAAAGCATCAGGGAAATTAGCAGCTAAGCACCTTGATATGGGTGATGATGAACCACAAGAAAAGAAACGGAAAACTGTACCAAAGATTAAGAAAATAATTGGAATCATGGATCATTTTAAAGCCCCTGATCTTTCCAATGTAAATAAGATTtctaatatatttgaagatgttGAGTTTTGTGTTATGACTGGAACAGAAAACCATTCAAAATCTGAACTGGAAAGTAAAGTAGCAGAAAGTGGTGGTAATGTGGTACAAAACCCTGGACCAGACACTTACTGTGTTATTGCAGGAATTGAGAATGTCAGAGTAAAAAATATTATATCTTCCAACAAGCATGATGTTGTGAGAGCAGAGTGGCTTTTAcagtgttttgaaatgaaaatgttcGTACCATGGCAGCCTGCCTTCATGATTCACATGTCTCCAGATACAAAACAACATTTTGCATGTGAGTACGATCATTATGGTGACAGCTACACAGGAGATACAGATGTGACCCAATTAAAGGAAGTATTCTCaagaattaataataaaaatgatgaGAAGATGCCTCTGGACATGATTGCTGACTTAGAAGAACGTTATTTGTGGAATAGCTCTCCACTCTGTATGTTCAGGCAAAATACCATTTATCTGGACGTTTATGCTGCTGTTAATGACCCCAGTACCAAGACCCATGGAACAATGCTATCTATTAGAGCTTTGGAGCTCCGTTTTCATGGAGCAAAAATAGTCTCACAGCTAAAGGAGGGTGTGTCCCATGTAATTATGGGAGAAGATCATACCCATGTGAAAGAGATAAAAGCACTTAGGAGAACATTTGAGAAAAAATTTAAAATCCTATCTGAGCTGTGGGTAACAGATTCAATAAAGGAGGGGAAGTTACAGAATGAAAATCCATACCTAATTTAA
- the LIG4 gene encoding DNA ligase 4 isoform X4, whose product MSFRGVKKRILMSSSPTSPSSPKRTVASVVPFADLCSILERIQKCKSRPEKIKNFKEFLDSWRKFHDALHKKEKDVTDSFYPAMRLILPQLERERMAYGIKETMLAKLYIELLNLPKEGKDALKLLNYRTPTGSHGDAGDFAMIAYFVLKPRCPKQGRLTIQQVNEFLDSVASNNAAKRKDLVKKSLLQLIAQSSALEQKWLIRMIIKDLKLGVSQQTIFSLFHPDAAELHNVTTDLERVCRQLHDPSVSLSDVSIMLFSAFKPMLAAIANVQQIEKQMNHRSFYIETKLDGERMQMHKDGDVYKYFSRNGFEYTQQFGASPLEGSLTPFIHNVFKNSIQNCILDGEMMAYNPNTQTFMQKGNKFDIKRMVDDSDLQTCFCVFDVLMVNDQKLGHEILSKRDEILNELFTPITGRIHIVHKTQASTRKEVVDALNEAIDNREEGIMIKDPMSIYKPDKRGEGWLKIKPEYVNGLMDELDLLIIGGYWGKGLRGGMMSHFLCAVAESSPPGEKPSVFHSICRVGSGYTMKELYDLGLKLAKHWKPYRKRDPPCNILCGTEKPEVYIEPCNSVIVQIKAAEIVTSDMYKTDCTLRFPRIEKIREDKEWYECMTLDFLEQLRGKASGKLAAKHLDMGDDEPQEKKRKTVPKIKKIIGIMDHFKAPDLSNVNKISNIFEDVEFCVMTGTENHSKSELESKVAESGGNVVQNPGPDTYCVIAGIENVRVKNIISSNKHDVVRAEWLLQCFEMKMFVPWQPAFMIHMSPDTKQHFACEYDHYGDSYTGDTDVTQLKEVFSRINNKNDEKMPLDMIADLEERYLWNSSPLCMFRQNTIYLDVYAAVNDPSTKTHGTMLSIRALELRFHGAKIVSQLKEGVSHVIMGEDHTHVKEIKALRRTFEKKFKILSELWVTDSIKEGKLQNENPYLI is encoded by the exons ATGAGCTTCCGGGGCG TGAAAAAGCGAATCCTGATGTCTTCCTCACCTACTTCACCATCTTCCCCTAAACGAACTGTGGCCTCAGTAGTTCCTTTTGCAGATCTGTGTTCAATTTTAGAACGAATACAGAAATGTAAATCCCGGCCAGAGAAAATCAAGAATTTCAAGGAatttttagattcatggaggaaaTTTCATGATGCTCTTCATAAAAAAGAGAAAGATGTCACAGACTCTTTTTATCCAGCAATGCGACTTATTCTTCCACAattggaaagagagagaatggcttATGGAATTAAAGAAACCATGCTTGCGAAGCTCTATATTGAACTGCTCAATTTACCCAAAGAAGGAAAAGATGCCCTAAAACTTTTAAATTATAGAACACCCACTGGCTCCCATGGAGATGCTGGAGACTTTGCAATGATTGCCTATTTTGTATTGAAACCGAGGTGCCCAAAACAAGGCAGACTGACCATACAACAGGTGAATGAGTTCCTGGATTCAGTTGCTAGTAATAATGCTGCCAAAAGGAAGGACCTAGTAAAGAAAAGTCTTCTTCAATTAATAGCTCAGAGCTCAGCACTTGAACAAAAGTGGCTGATCCGGATGATTATAAAGGATCTAAAACTTGGTGTTAGTCAGCAAaccatattttcccttttccatccTGATGCTGCTGAGTTACACAATGTCACAACTGACTTGGAGAGAGTTTGCAGACAACTGCATGACCCTTCTGTATCACTCAGTGATGTTTCCATCATGTTGTTTTCTGCCTTCAAACCTATGCTTGCTGCTATTGCAAATGTCCAGCAAATTGAGAAACAAATGAACCACCGAAGTTTTTACATAGAAACTAAACTAGATGGTGAACGTATGCAGATGCACAAAGATGGAGATGTATACAAGTATTTCTCTCGCAATGGGTTTGAGTATACTCAGCAGTTTGGTGCTTCTCCCCTTGAAGGTTCATTAACTCCATTTATTCATAATGTGTTTAAAAATAGTATACAAAACTGCATTCTTGATGGTGAAATGATGGCCTACAATCCCAATACACAAACTTTTATGCAGAAGGGAAACAAATTTGACATAAAAAGAATGGTAGATGATTCTGATCTGCAGACATGCTTTTGTGTGTTTGATGTATTAATGGTTAATGATCAGAAGTTGGGTCATGAGATACTAAGCAAAAGAGATGAGATTCTAAATGAGCTGTTTACACCAATAACAGGCAGAATACACATAGTACATAAAACACAGGCTAGCACCAGGAAAGAAGTAGTTGATGCTCTAAATGAAGCAATAGATAACAGAGAAGAAGGAATCATGATAAAAGATCCCATGTCCATTTACAAGCCAGACAAACGTGGAGAAGGGTGGTTAAAAATCAAACCAGAGTATGTCAATGGGCTCATGGATGAACTAGACCTATTAATTATTGGCGGTTACTGGGGGAAAGGTTTGCGTGGTGGCATGATGTCTCATTTTTTGTGTGCTGTTGCTGAGAGTTCCCCTCCTGGTGAAAAACCATCTGTCTTTCATTCTATTTGTCGTGTTGGTTCTGGTTACACTATGAAGGAGCTATACGATCTTGGTTTGAAATTGGCCAAACACTGGAAGCCTTACCGTAAAAGAGATCCTCCTTGTAATATTTTATGTGGAACTGAGAAGCCTGAAGTCTACATAGAGCCTTGTAACTCAGTCATAGTTCAGATTAAGGCAGCAGAGATTGTTACTAGTGATATGTACAAAACTGATTGCACTTTGCGATTCCCTCGAATTGAGAAAATAAGAGAGGACAAAGAGTGGTATGAATGTATGACTTTGGATTTCTTAGAACAGCTCAGAGGTAAAGCATCAGGGAAATTAGCAGCTAAGCACCTTGATATGGGTGATGATGAACCACAAGAAAAGAAACGGAAAACTGTACCAAAGATTAAGAAAATAATTGGAATCATGGATCATTTTAAAGCCCCTGATCTTTCCAATGTAAATAAGATTtctaatatatttgaagatgttGAGTTTTGTGTTATGACTGGAACAGAAAACCATTCAAAATCTGAACTGGAAAGTAAAGTAGCAGAAAGTGGTGGTAATGTGGTACAAAACCCTGGACCAGACACTTACTGTGTTATTGCAGGAATTGAGAATGTCAGAGTAAAAAATATTATATCTTCCAACAAGCATGATGTTGTGAGAGCAGAGTGGCTTTTAcagtgttttgaaatgaaaatgttcGTACCATGGCAGCCTGCCTTCATGATTCACATGTCTCCAGATACAAAACAACATTTTGCATGTGAGTACGATCATTATGGTGACAGCTACACAGGAGATACAGATGTGACCCAATTAAAGGAAGTATTCTCaagaattaataataaaaatgatgaGAAGATGCCTCTGGACATGATTGCTGACTTAGAAGAACGTTATTTGTGGAATAGCTCTCCACTCTGTATGTTCAGGCAAAATACCATTTATCTGGACGTTTATGCTGCTGTTAATGACCCCAGTACCAAGACCCATGGAACAATGCTATCTATTAGAGCTTTGGAGCTCCGTTTTCATGGAGCAAAAATAGTCTCACAGCTAAAGGAGGGTGTGTCCCATGTAATTATGGGAGAAGATCATACCCATGTGAAAGAGATAAAAGCACTTAGGAGAACATTTGAGAAAAAATTTAAAATCCTATCTGAGCTGTGGGTAACAGATTCAATAAAGGAGGGGAAGTTACAGAATGAAAATCCATACCTAATTTAA